From Armatimonadota bacterium, one genomic window encodes:
- a CDS encoding ATP-grasp domain-containing protein: MAISKILVANRGEIAVRVFRTARALGLKTVAVYSDADAHAIHRTLADEAVHIGDSTPSESYLNADKILDAARQTGADAIHPGYGFLSERAEFSEACAHAGIAFIGPPASAMRRLGAKIDAKQLAVENQVPITPGYFVPGATGDQLKQAAQEIGYPIMLKASAGGGGRGMRIVRNPADFDSEYAIAKDEALKGFGDDAMMVEKLVENPRHIEVQFIADQHGKVACLFERECSIQRRHQKLIEEAPSPFRKIKTLWPEMRDATKRLIRASGYYGAGTAEFMVDPQTGAFYFLEVNARLQVEHCVTEEITGLDLVALQIAVANGQPLGISPGLIEGDRQAIFGHSIETRIVAEDPGQGFLPSIGKIVGWAEPRSPGIRFDTGFGRGSEVSRFYDSMIAKVIAHGATREGARRRLITALNDFHVLGVKTNVAYLIDVLQSQGFTEGEIDTGYLGREFSEWRPAEVPPELGCLAQAAQSPAATGQPGKKTYSVWDLTDNWRNARA; this comes from the coding sequence ATGGCGATCTCGAAGATACTTGTCGCAAATCGGGGCGAAATTGCCGTTCGAGTATTTCGAACGGCGAGAGCCCTCGGACTCAAAACCGTCGCCGTCTACTCCGATGCCGACGCCCACGCCATCCACCGAACCCTCGCCGACGAAGCCGTCCACATCGGCGACTCCACCCCCTCCGAAAGCTATCTCAACGCCGACAAAATCCTCGATGCCGCCCGCCAGACCGGCGCGGACGCCATCCACCCCGGCTACGGATTCCTGAGCGAGCGCGCCGAGTTCAGCGAGGCCTGCGCCCACGCCGGAATCGCCTTCATCGGCCCACCCGCCTCCGCCATGCGCCGCCTAGGCGCAAAGATCGACGCCAAACAGCTTGCCGTCGAAAACCAGGTCCCCATCACGCCCGGCTACTTCGTTCCCGGCGCGACCGGCGACCAACTGAAGCAAGCCGCCCAAGAGATCGGCTACCCGATCATGCTCAAGGCCTCGGCCGGTGGCGGCGGACGCGGAATGCGCATCGTTCGCAACCCCGCCGACTTCGACAGCGAGTACGCCATCGCCAAGGACGAAGCCCTCAAAGGCTTTGGCGACGACGCGATGATGGTCGAAAAACTCGTCGAAAATCCGCGCCACATCGAGGTCCAATTCATCGCCGATCAGCACGGCAAGGTCGCCTGCCTCTTCGAGCGCGAATGCTCTATCCAGCGCCGCCACCAAAAGCTCATCGAGGAAGCCCCGTCGCCGTTCCGCAAGATCAAAACCCTTTGGCCCGAGATGCGCGACGCCACCAAGCGCCTGATCCGCGCCTCCGGATACTACGGCGCGGGCACCGCCGAATTCATGGTCGATCCCCAAACCGGCGCGTTCTACTTCCTGGAGGTCAACGCACGCCTCCAGGTCGAGCACTGCGTCACCGAAGAGATCACCGGCCTCGACCTCGTCGCCCTCCAAATCGCAGTCGCCAACGGCCAGCCGCTGGGCATCTCGCCCGGCCTCATCGAGGGCGATCGACAGGCCATTTTCGGACACTCGATCGAAACCCGAATCGTCGCCGAGGACCCCGGCCAGGGCTTCCTGCCGTCCATTGGCAAAATCGTCGGCTGGGCCGAGCCCCGAAGCCCCGGAATCCGGTTCGACACCGGCTTTGGCCGCGGAAGCGAGGTCTCCCGCTTCTACGATTCCATGATCGCCAAGGTCATTGCCCACGGCGCAACCCGCGAAGGGGCCCGCCGCCGCCTCATCACCGCCCTCAACGACTTCCACGTCCTCGGCGTCAAAACCAACGTCGCCTACCTCATCGACGTCCTCCAGAGCCAAGGCTTTACCGAAGGCGAGATCGATACCGGCTACCTCGGCCGCGAGTTTTCCGAGTGGCGACCCGCCGAGGTTCCGCCCGAACTGGGGTGCCTTGCCCAGGCCGCCCAAAGCCCCGCCGCCACCGGACAACCCGGCAAAAAAACCTATTCTGTCTGGGATCTAACCGACAATTGGCGCAATGCACGCGCCTGA